One segment of Primulina tabacum isolate GXHZ01 chromosome 14, ASM2559414v2, whole genome shotgun sequence DNA contains the following:
- the LOC142525496 gene encoding LOW QUALITY PROTEIN: putative RNA-binding protein C1827.05c (The sequence of the model RefSeq protein was modified relative to this genomic sequence to represent the inferred CDS: deleted 1 base in 1 codon) has protein sequence MGTKAKKIMIAKNLKKAAADISASKKETRDFLPLEGGPARDILKFEDKEKKATVLYIGRVPHGFYENEMEGFFKQFGSVKRLRIARNKRSTGKSKHFGFIEFESPEVAKVVADCMHNYLMYEHLLQVSLVPQERVHPQIWKGMNRSYKPLDWVQIERRRQDKEKTFEQQQKLVTGILKRDKKRRKRIEAAGIDYECPEIVVGLQSVPKKIKFDFD, from the exons ATGGGGACGAAAGCTAAGAAGATAATGATCGCCAAGAATTTGAAGAAGGCCGCTGCTGATATCTCTGCTTCGAAAAAGGAAACACGTGATTTCCTG CCGCTAGAGGGTGGTCCAGCGAGGGATATTCTgaaatttgaagataaagagaaGAAAGCA ACCGTCTTGTATATTGGAAGAGTCCCGCATGGATTTTATGAGAATGAGATGGAAG GTTTTTTCAAGCAGTTTGGTTCTGTCAAGCGGCTGAGAATTGCGAGGAATAAAAGGTCG ACCGGAAAGTCAAAGCATTTTGGATTCATTGAGTTCGAGTCTCCAGAG GTTGCCAAAGTTGTTGCCGATTGCATGCATAATTATTTAATGTATGAGCATTTGTTGCAAGTGAGTCTTGTTCCCCAGGAACGGGTTCATCCACAAAT ATGGAAAGGCATGAACCGCTCCTACAAACCCTTGGATTGGGTTCAGATCGAGCGGAGACGTCAAGATAAG GAGAAAACTTTTGAGCAGCAGCAGAAATTGGTAACGGGAATACTGAAAAGAGATAAGAAAAGACGAAAGCGGATCGAGGCTGCTGGTATTGATTACGAGTGTCCGGAAATT GTGGTAGGCCTCCAAAGTGTTCCCAAGAAGATTAAGTTTGATTTCGATTAG